A single region of the Chrysoperla carnea chromosome 5, inChrCarn1.1, whole genome shotgun sequence genome encodes:
- the LOC123300029 gene encoding polyadenylate-binding protein 2, with the protein MAENEELGLSNEDQELDESNGMTDLDTQLLNDTDGDGVTTDDPELEAIKARVREMEEEAEKLKQLQSEVDKQMNLGDPPGLTSPLNMSLEEKMEVDNRSIYVGNVDYGATAEELEQHFHGCGSINRVTILCNKYDGHPKGFAYIEFGERDSVQTAMAMDESLFRGRQIKVMPKRTNRPGMAMTNRPPRGRGFRGAARVVRGAAYYGYRPMRRPRSYRRGFYSPY; encoded by the exons ATGGCTGAAAATGAAGAATTAGGGTTAAGTAATGAGGATCAGGAGTTAGATGAATCAAATGGTATGACGGATCTCGATACCCAGTTATTAAATGATACGGATGGAGATGGTGTAACCACAGATGACCCTGAATTGGAAGCAATAAAAGCTCGTGTACGAGAAATGGAAGAAGAAgcagaaaaattgaaacaactTCAATCAGAAGTTGATAAACAAATGAATTTGGGTGATCCACCTGGTTTAA ctAGTCCATTAAATATGTCTTTGGAAGAGAAAATGGAGGTAGATAATCGATCAATATATGTGGGTAATGTGGATTACGGAGCAACTGCAGAAGAATTAGAACAACATTTTCATGGTTGTGGATCAATAAATCGTGTtactattttatgtaataaatatgatgGTCATCCCAAAGGTTTTGCGTACATTGAATTTGGTGAACGAGATTCGGTCCAAACTGCGATGGCTATGGATGAATCTTTGTTTAGGGGAAGACAAATTAAG GTAATGCCCAAGAGAACAAATCGTCCAGGAATGGCAATGACAAATCGTCCACCACGAGGACGTGGATTTCGAGGCGCTGCAAGAGTGGTCCGCGGAGCTGCTTATTACGGCTATCGACCGATGAGGAGACCTAg gagTTACCGAAGAGGCTTTTATTCTCCTTACTGA
- the LOC123300205 gene encoding SAGA-associated factor 29, with protein MPSNDPPAVLERFKSLKAQLDDIEKERLRNQITLNEILKEQQIAQNDENFAEQRLKALYKKAIEESDVEEALLRAALAKINEIRAIRNDRRLQARKAGNKEAVRRGTLMKNLITSAQTLPLFVGKPGEKPPPLCGAIPADRSYVAKEGDMVVALVKGLEVNWILAEVVSWNPVTKMYEIDDIDDEQKDRHVISKDRVVPLPLMRANPETDENALFRPEAEVLALFPHTTCFYKAKVDQLPATSTDDYHVLFEDMSYPSGYSPAEPVAQRYVIAINQDEHA; from the exons atgccatcAAACGATCCACCAGCTGTTTTAGAACGTTTTAAATCGTTAAAAGCACAATTGGATGATATTGAAAAAGAACGTTTACGAAATCAAATTactttgaatgaaattttaaaagaacaacAAATTGCACAAAACGACGAAAATTTTGCGGAg caaCGTTTGAAAGCTTTATACAAAAAGGCAATTGAAGAATCTGATGTTGAAGAAGCGTTACTAAGAGCAGCTTTAGcaaaaatcaatgaaatacGAGCTATTCGAAATGATCGACGTTTGCaa gctCGTAAAGCTGGTAATAAGGAAGCAGTTCGCCGAGGtacattaatgaaaaatttaattacgtcTGCTCAAACATTACCTTTATTTGTTGGTAAACCTGGTGAAAAACCACCACCATTATGTGGTGCTATACCAGCAGACCGTTCATACGTTGCCAAA gaagGAGATATGGTTGTTGCTTTAGTAAAAGGTTTAGAAGTTAATTGGATATTGGCAGAAGTTGTAAGTTGGAATCCTGTTACGAAAATGTATGAAATTGATGATATCGATGATGAACAGAAAGATCGTCATGTTATAAGCAAGGATCGTGTTGTGCCTTTGCCTCTAATGCGTGCTAATCCAGAAACTGATGAAAATGCTTTGTTTCGACCTGAAGCTGAAg tgTTGGCATTATTTCCACATACAACATGCTTTTACAAAGCTAAAGTTGATCAATTACCTGCAACATCCACGGATGATTATCATGTTCTATTTGAAGATATGAGTTATCCTTCAGGATATTCACCAGCAGAACCTGTTGCTCAACGTTATGTGATTGCAATCAATCAAGATGAGCATGCCTGA
- the LOC123300206 gene encoding uncharacterized protein LOC123300206: MILKKSIVLFVNFQIFMILLHTSNSLQFGLRQSRTVFPNRRAQYQTNPLTIHKIDPLAQQFRAQNMDIRDLPVSPTIIRGRYDLDPPAQKMINNNNRPRDYVPSFMFPGYDAPVITRRTDFIRFARHAGLTGRKAKTAGYEFIPGAFVMKTK, encoded by the exons atgattttgaaaaaatctattGTTCTGTTtgtgaattttcaaatttttatg ATATTATTACACACATCAAATTCCTTACAATTTGGATTACGTCAATCTCGCACCGTATTTCCAAATCGTCGCGCTCAATATCAAACAAATCCATTAACAATACATAAAATCGATCCATTGGCACAACAGTTTAGGGCACAAAATATGGATATTCGTGATTTACCTGTTTCGCCAACAATCATACGAGGTCGATATGATCTGGATCCACCGGCGCAGAAGatgataaacaataataatcgaCCAAGAGATTATGTACCATCGTTTATGTTCCCCGGCTATG ATGCTCCAGTCATTACAAGGAGGACTGATTTTATCAGATTTGCACGCCATGCAGGTCTAACAGGAAGAAAGGCAAAAACAGCTGGATATGAATTTATACCAGGTGCTTTTGTGATGAAAACGAAATGA
- the LOC123300221 gene encoding FAS-associated factor 1 — MEQSREEILANFQACTGIEDIAECLHILDESDWDLMRAVNHAIPFEAPPNESTTATVATSIDDDDLEVIAGASSFNVLPTRRSTRLQMPEASTSKPKSSSRNLKFTVHCKDHLILTYNLPDTSTVLDLKHLIASGVSIPPCRQILSGWVRTPSSDSTVLANLNLPMENVIFLSALPAPPVPMDEDEEIDMSERLTRHYILNIRDESSNKSYNLKFPGTKTILEVKNDVYTLTDIPARHQVWSGWPPSIDDNTCLALTGISYPSHDLTVKRSVIQSTSRNSVKNTDREKHRKILVDLVDSDTSSVEEFEDASESFNIEDDIFIDNVETKKVEPLIPDNVEDEAIGCIHFSERFTSRYGGVHPAFFTGTLEDAIKEACIKPAKDRRLLALYLHHDASVLSNVFCTQLLGFESVLQTFEASFVVWGWDVTNDGNKTKLLSSVSNNLGSVAAMTIRNIPVEKYPVLILIMRMRSATEIFTVIHGNVGVNELVGGLMEAVEVWSEQQRIEMREEQERADRELVKREQDEAYRESLEADRAKEAARKEQEAQIEEERRRIESERQEAAAIREAHRKNLESNLPAEPSGASGDGIAQIRFRLPKGQVLDRKFLSSSTLQVLLNYLTVKGYPPDEYKVISSWPRRDLTTVDPEKTLLELKLYPQETVMIEER, encoded by the exons atggaACAGAGCAGGGAAGAAATCCTGGCTAATTTTCAG gcaTGTACAGGAATTGAAGATATTGCAGAATGTTTGCATATTTTAGATGAATCTGATTGGGATTTAATG AGAGCAGTAAATCATGCAATTCCATTTGAAGCTCCACCAAATGAATCAACAACAGCAACAGTGGCAACGAGTATTGATGACGATGATTTGGAAGTAATAGCCGGGGCATCATCATTTAATGTTTTACCAACACGCCGTTCAACACGATTACAAATGCCTGAAGCATCTACGTCCAAACCAAAGAGTTCAAGTCGAAATTTGAAATTCACTGTCCATTGTAAAGATCATCTTATTCTTACATATAATTTACCAGATACTTCAACAGTTT tAGACTTAAAGCATTTAATAGCATCAGGCGTTTCAATACCGCCATGTCGGCAAATTCTCAGTGGTTGGGTTCGTACACCTTCAAGTGACAGTACGGTATTAGCAAATTTAAACTTGCCAATGGAGAACGTAATATTTTTGAGTGCATTACCTGCTCCACCAGTTCCAATGGATGAAGA tGAAGAAATTGATATGAGCGAACGTTTAACGAGACATTATATATTGAATATCCGTGATGaatcatcaaataaatcatataatttaaaatttcctggTACCAAAACAATACTAGAAGTAAAAAACGATGTTTACACATTAACTGATATACCGGCACGACATCAAGTATGGTCTGGGTGGCCACCATCAATAGACGATAATACTTGTCTTGCTCTAACCGGTATATCATATCCATCACATGACCTCACGGTTAAACGATCAGTTATACAAAGTACAAGTAGAAATTCAGTGAAAAATACGGACAGAGAGAAACATCGAAAGATTTTGGTGGATTTAGTTGATAGCGATACAAGTTCAGTTGAAGAATTCGAAGATGCCTCTGAAAGTTTTAATATTGAAgatgatatatttattgataacgtagaaactaaaaaagttgAACCACTCa TTCCAGATAATGTAGAAGATGAAGCTATTGGTTGTATACATTTCTCAGAAAGATTTACTTCACGGTATGGTGGAGTACATCCAGCATTTTTTACTGGAACTCTTGAAGATGCTATTAAAGAAGCATGCATTAAACCTGCCAAAGAT agacGCTTATTAGCTTTGTACTTACATCATGATGCAAGCGTATTGTCAAATGTATTTTGCACGCAATTATTAGGTTTTGAATCTGTATTGCAAACATTTGAAGCGAGTTTTGTTGTTTGGGGTTGGGATGTAACAAATGAtggaaataaaaccaaattattATCATCGGTTAGTAATAATTTAGGTAGTGTAGCTGCAATGACAATAAGAAatattccagttgaaaaatatCCAGTGTTAATACTTATTATGCGTATGAGATCTGCTACAGAAATTTTCACAGTTATTCAtg GTAATGTTGGAGTTAATGAACTTGTCGGGGGATTAATGGAAGCTGTTGAAGTTTGGAGTGAACAGCAACGTATTGAAATGAGAGAAGAACAAGAAAGAGCTGATAGGGAGTTAGTTAAACGAGAACAAGATGAAGCATATCGTGAAAGTCTTGAAGCCGATAG AGCAAAAGAAGCTGCTAGAAAAGAACAAGAAGCACAAATTGAAGAAGAACGTCGTCGGATAGAATCTGAAAGACAAGAAGCAGCTGCAATTCGCGAAGCACATAGAAAAAATCTTGAAAGTAATTTACCAGCGGAACCATctggtgcaagtggggatggaATTGCTCAAATTAGATTTCGATTACCGAAAGGACAAGTACTTGATAGAAAGTTTTTAAGTTCATCTACGTTACAA gttctattaaattatttaacagttAAAGGATATCCTCCTGATGAATATAAAGTAATATCTAGCTGGCCAAGAAGAGac TTAACAACAGTTGATCCTGAGAAAACTCTActggaattaaaattatacccACAAGAAACTGTGATGATTGAAGAACGataa